In Marinitoga hydrogenitolerans DSM 16785, one DNA window encodes the following:
- a CDS encoding flagellin N-terminal helical domain-containing protein: MRIYHNMEALNAWRTLSNVKGSMGKTLEKLSSGLRINRAADDAAGLAISEKMRNQIKGLDKAIKNAQDAVSMIQTAEGALDEVHSILKRMRELAVQSSTETNTDADRDQLQNEFQELRDEINRIAKTTQFNTKNLLDGSIKGTRTAEAKIVAPGSAHFAVGSYSSNITASGNFIIEVGQFQGGATSQLDVKISRIDSNGVSQVTITSVTLSGSRVAVTLSGGTGTVAITWDSNQIARIKDYGGTLASGTKIDGGSVAVYGIVTGDVDPIKFHIGANEGQVITLGFESMKAEDLGITTGVKINSQSDSEFAISALDAAIYKVSAFRAKLGASQNRLEHTIKNLGVAQENLTAAESRIRDADMAKEMAEYTKQQILLQSGTAMLSQANQLPQQVTQLLR; this comes from the coding sequence ATGAGGATTTACCACAACATGGAAGCGTTAAATGCATGGAGAACGCTGTCTAATGTAAAAGGTAGTATGGGAAAAACCTTAGAAAAACTTTCTTCTGGTTTAAGAATTAACAGAGCTGCCGATGATGCTGCAGGATTGGCTATTTCAGAAAAAATGAGAAACCAGATAAAAGGTCTTGATAAAGCCATAAAAAACGCTCAGGACGCTGTATCAATGATTCAAACTGCAGAAGGTGCATTAGATGAAGTTCATTCTATTTTAAAACGTATGAGGGAACTTGCAGTTCAATCATCAACAGAAACCAATACAGATGCAGATAGAGATCAACTTCAAAATGAATTTCAAGAATTGCGCGATGAAATTAACAGAATTGCTAAAACCACTCAATTTAATACAAAAAATTTATTAGATGGCTCAATCAAAGGAACAAGAACTGCTGAAGCTAAAATTGTTGCTCCAGGTTCTGCGCACTTTGCAGTTGGATCATATTCGTCAAATATTACTGCAAGCGGTAATTTCATTATTGAAGTTGGACAATTCCAGGGCGGGGCTACTTCACAATTAGATGTTAAAATTTCAAGAATTGATTCAAATGGAGTTTCTCAAGTCACTATTACAAGCGTAACTCTATCTGGTTCTAGAGTTGCAGTGACTTTAAGCGGAGGAACAGGTACAGTAGCCATTACATGGGATTCTAATCAGATTGCAAGAATAAAAGATTATGGCGGAACTTTAGCCAGTGGTACAAAAATAGATGGAGGATCTGTAGCAGTTTACGGTATAGTAACGGGTGATGTTGATCCCATAAAATTTCACATTGGAGCTAATGAAGGTCAAGTAATCACATTAGGATTTGAAAGTATGAAAGCTGAAGATTTGGGAATTACTACAGGTGTTAAAATTAATTCTCAAAGTGATTCGGAATTTGCTATAAGCGCTTTGGATGCTGCTATATACAAAGTTTCAGCATTTAGGGCAAAACTTGGTGCTTCTCAAAATAGGTTAGAACATACAATTAAAAACTTAGGCGTTGCTCAAGAAAACTTAACTGCTGCTGAAAGCCGTATTAGAGATGCAGATATGGCAAAAGAAATGGCGGAATATACAAAACAACAAATTTTACTTCAAAGTGGTACTGCTATGTTATCTCAAGCGAATCAATTACCACAACAGGTTACACAACTTCTTAGATAA